In one Bacteroidota bacterium genomic region, the following are encoded:
- a CDS encoding efflux RND transporter periplasmic adaptor subunit, with protein MKKIFLLLSAYILLHTTGCHTNHEQNEEAIRFIATSPLKKDTVITRNYVCQIHAIQHIEMRALEKGYLEKIFVDEGEFVKKGQLMFKIMPLIYNAELQKAQAEKDFAEIEYQNTKQLSEKNVVSTNELALAKAKLDKAKAELSLAQTHLQFTDIKAPFDGIMDHFQVRLGSLVDDGDLLTTLSDNSEMWVYFNVPEAEYLNYKMHSTEENLNKVSLLLANNTMFDQPGEVKTIEADFNNETGNIAFRATFPNPNKLLRHGETGNIRMSIPVKNAIIIPQKATFEVLEKKYVYVIDKNNCVHAKEITIAEEIPDLYFIKGGLNENDKILLEGIRKVKDNDKITFTYEKPENVIPKLSVYVE; from the coding sequence ATGAAAAAAATATTTTTATTACTAAGCGCATACATCCTATTACATACTACCGGTTGCCACACGAATCACGAACAAAACGAAGAAGCCATTCGCTTTATCGCAACAAGTCCGTTAAAAAAAGACACTGTAATAACACGCAATTATGTATGTCAAATTCACGCTATACAACACATCGAAATGAGAGCACTTGAAAAAGGGTATTTAGAAAAGATATTCGTGGATGAAGGAGAGTTTGTAAAAAAGGGTCAACTCATGTTTAAGATTATGCCCCTTATTTACAATGCTGAATTACAAAAAGCGCAAGCTGAAAAAGATTTCGCGGAAATTGAATATCAAAACACAAAGCAACTTTCGGAAAAAAATGTAGTTTCTACCAATGAACTTGCCTTAGCGAAAGCTAAATTGGATAAAGCAAAAGCCGAATTAAGTTTAGCGCAAACTCATTTACAATTTACTGACATTAAAGCTCCCTTTGACGGAATCATGGATCATTTTCAGGTGAGATTAGGCAGCTTAGTAGATGATGGCGACTTACTCACCACATTATCCGATAACAGTGAAATGTGGGTTTACTTTAATGTTCCGGAGGCTGAATATCTCAATTACAAAATGCATTCGACTGAAGAAAATCTTAATAAAGTAAGTTTATTATTGGCAAATAATACGATGTTTGATCAGCCAGGAGAAGTAAAAACTATTGAAGCTGATTTCAATAACGAAACAGGTAATATTGCTTTTAGAGCTACTTTTCCAAATCCTAACAAATTACTTCGTCACGGGGAAACCGGAAACATCAGAATGTCTATTCCCGTTAAAAACGCAATTATCATCCCCCAGAAAGCCACATTCGAAGTGTTAGAAAAAAAATATGTTTATGTAATTGACAAAAATAATTGCGTTCATGCAAAGGAAATCACTATTGCCGAGGAAATTCCGGACTTGTATTTTATTAAAGGTGGCTTAAATGAAAACGATAAAATACTTCTTGAAGGCATTCGAAAAGTAAAAGACAATGATAAAATAACTTTTACGTATGAAAAGCCTGAAAACGTAATTCCGAAACTAAGTGTTTATGTAGAATAA